GCGTATACCAAGCCACTATTGATTGTCTGAATTACTATAATTTTAATGACTCTAAAATAAAGGATGATTAAATGAACGCAAAAGATTTATTAATGTTAACAGTTGAAGCAGCCGATGCAAAAAAAGCAGAAGAAATTATTTCGCTTAATATGAGCGGTGTTTCTGATCTCACTGATTACTTTGTTGTATGTCATGGGAATAACGAAAGACAAGTTCAAGCGATTGCTCGTGCTGTTAAAGAAAGTGCTGAGTCACATCAAATTGAAGTGAAACGTATGGAAGGTTTTAATGAAGCGCGTTGGATACTTGTAGATTTAACAGATGTTGTTGTACATGTCTTCCATAAGGACGAACGTAGCTATTACAACCTCGAAAAATTGTATCAAGATGTAGAGATGTTAGGTTATAAAGAGGTTATTAACTCATAATGCAATATGAAAACTTGAGTGCATTTTACGATCGACTTACAGATGATCAACCTTATGATCTGTGGCTCGATTTGATACAACAGACACTTCAACAACAAAATGTTTCCCGTGTACTCGATATCGGTTGTGGCACAGGAACTTTGACACAGCATTTTACACAATTTGCTGATGAAGTCATGGGTATGGATTTAAGTGTTGAAATGTTAGCTTTAGCCAAACAAAAATCAAGTCAAGTGCAATGGATTGAAGGCGACATGTCGGATTTTAATCTGCATACCGACTTTGGTTTAATTACAATTCTTTGTGACAGTTTGAATTATTTAGCTGATGAAACGGCTGTGATGGCAACATTTGAACATGTTTATCAACATTTGAATGCAGATGGCTATTTCATTTTCGACGTCCATACGACGCATAAAATGACACATCAGTTTAACGGACAAGTTTATCTTGATGACCGTGAAGATTTAACATTAGTATGGCAAACTGAACCTGCTGAAGCACCATACAGTGTTTGGCATGATTTAACATTCTTTATATTAAATGAAGCACAAACATACGTCAGACAAGATGAATCGCAATATCAGCGTACTTTTGAAAAGGATCAGTATATTGATATGCTGAAACAAGTCGGTTTTAATCATATCGAAACATTTTATGATTTTAACAAAGCTTTACAAGACCCAGAAAGTGATCGCTTATTCTTTATTGTAAAAAAATAACAAGTAAAAAACCTCCATCATGCGTGTAATACGTATGATAGGAGGTTTTATTTATGTTTTCTGTAGATCAATTTATCGCGTTAGTCAAACAGTACAAAATGCAAACAGCTATTGTTATAACATTTCTCATCGCGCTAGGGGGATGGCTCGTGTTTAATTCTGGTGAGGAAGACACTGCAAAAGACGCTTTAGCGATGCAACAAACGCAGCCGATTGAAGCCCATCAAGCAAAACCAAAAAGTAAAGACAAAAAAGAGCAAAAAGAGCAAACGTCTCAAAAAATTATTGTCGATATTAAAGGTGCAGTAAAAAAGCCGAATACGTATGAAATGCAATCAGATGATCGAATGAAACAGCTATTAGATAAGGCTGAACCGTTGAAAACTGCTGATTTGAGTCGTGTTAATTTAGCTGAAAAGTTAACGGATCAAAAAATGATTTATATTCCGAGTCAAGGTGAGGCGTCATCCACTAACTCTAGTCACGCCTCACAACAAGATCATACGTCAGCTACGTCTACTTCACAAAATATCTCCATCAATTTAAATACTGCCGACGAGAAGGAACTAACCCAAATTCCTGGCATCGGGCCTTCAAAAGCACAAACGATTATTAAACACCGCGAAGAAAATGGGCCTTTCCAAAGCGTTGAAAATTTGAAAGATGTCAAAGGCATTGGGGAAAAAACATTTGAAAAACTAAAAGACTATTTAACCGTTTAATTCTAAATAAGGCGTAACTAGTCGAAGCAAGTCGAATCCTTTATAATAAGAATAAATTGAACAAACAATACGAGGTGACAAAAAGTATGAAACGTATTCAATGGCATGATTATTTTATGGCACAGTCTCATTTATTAGCATTGAGATCTACTTGTACACGTCTCTCTGTAGGTGCAACAATTACTAAAGATAATCGTATCATCGCGGGAGGTTATAACGGTTCAGTTTCAGGTGAAGTCCATTGTATAGATGAAGGCTGTTTAATGGAAGATGGACACTGTATTAGAACGATACATGCTGAAATGAACGCGCTACTGCAATGTGCGAAACAAGGTGTCTCTACTGAAAATGCAACAATTTATGTCACGCATTTTCCTTGTCTAAACTGTACAAAATCGATTATTCAAGCGGGTATTAAAACGATTTATTATGCTGAAGATTACCATAACCATGATTACGCAGTGAAGCTCTTAGAACAATCCGGTGTACATTATGAAAAAATCAGTTTTAATCCTCAACACATTGCGGAATATTTATTAAAATCATAATGACTTATTGGTTAATTACATATATTATCGGCAACATTGCATATCATCATTTGTTCACTGCATGCTTCATATATAGTGTGTTAGCATGCAGTTTATGCTTAAAGAAAAAGTCATGGGCATTCATCATTTCAACCTTGATTATCGTGCTCATTGGCTATACCGTCGAGACGATACAACATCAAAATGAGGGGCCAACCCTAACAGCAGTTCCGGCGTCATCTCCCCAAACCATTAATGTCCATTTGACGACGTTACCTATCGTGACAGACCATCTTTTAACTGTTCAAGCAACATTCAAAAAAGAAGAAATACTGATTAAAGGACGGATCAAACCACAACAATTTATCCCAGATGCGCACTTTCTCCTAAATCACCAATGTCAATTGACAGGTGCTTTTCAACCGCCACTTTATCGTCAACAACGACCACTCTTTGCTGTTAAAAATATAGCATTTGACCAATGTCAGATAACAACACCGACGTTAAAACAACGCATTACGTATGTAAGAAATGTTGTAACTGAGCGATTGTTAAATTCACAACTTTATGGAAAGAGCGAACTGATCGCGATTGCAACGGGAAATTCAAATTATTTAGATAAAGATATGAAGGCATTAGCGCAACAGTTGGGTGTTTCTCATTTGTTTGCTGTGAGCGGGACCCACGTGAGTATATTCATTTTCATGTTTTATGCAACTGGGAAACGTCTCCCTTTACCTATGTATTATACAGAAGTGGGATTAATGCTTTTTTTACCGGTATTCTTGATCTTTGTAGGTGCCAGTCCAAGTGCAACACGTGCGGTGACTATGACGTTACTCATGTTGGTTGTTTCAAGGCGCTTTCATATGACCTCATTGCAGTCTCTTTTACTCGTTTATTGTGGTATGAGTCTGTTGAATGGCGACTATCACTATCACTTAGGCTTTTTATACTCTTTTTTGATTTCTGGAATATTGATTTTGATGAAAGATATTTTTACAGAGCGGCCTTTTTATCAATCACTCTTTTTAGGTTCTTATGTCGCTGTTATTGCAGCCATTCCTTTAAACTATGCGCAACTTAATGAAATTCAATGGCAAGGGTTAGTCTCAAACTTATTTTTCATTCCACTCTACAGTTTAATCATCATTCCACTTGCATTTGCACTTGCCATCATTGCCATCGTTGCACCTGCCTTTTTATCTTTGTTCACGCATATTACACACTTTATTTTTGATATCCAAGTTTTTTTGTTAAAACGACTCACAGTGCTAGAAAAGTTCACACTTCCTATTCCTGACTTTGGCGAATTTGGGTTTCTTTGTTGTACGATCGTAACGTTTATACTGCTTTATTTGCTCTCTCAACGGCGATATATCTTATCTATGGTTCTGGTTTGTTGTCTGTGCGTCATACTTTGGCAAGTTCATCCCCGTTATACTAACCAAATGACCATGATTGATGTGGGTCAAGGTGATGCTATATTATTCCAAAGCAAAACAGGTGAAACACTGATGATTGATACGGGTGGCGCCTATGAAAGTCATCAACTCAAACAGTCGAATATCAATATTGCAAAGAAAAACATTTATCCATTATTTAAGAAACTGGGGATTCACCAAATCGACTATCTCGTCATCACACATGCACATCAAGATCATATGGGCGAAATCGAACATTTGTCGCAATATGTGAATATCAAAAATGTGATGATTAATCCATCACATTTTGATAAAGGGAAGTTTCAAAAAGTTCAACATGTGATTGCAAGTGAACATGCACAATTGTATTCATATGAGGACCTCTCTCGTATTGTGTTAGGGGATTTTCAATTTCAATTTTTCAACACTGACATTCCTGAAAGTGAGGATCCTAATGAGCATTCTATTGTGACATTAGCGACCATTCACGACATTCATGTTTTATTGATGGGCGATGCTACGACAAAAAATGAGGAGATCTTGTTAAAGCAATATACATTACCACAAATTCAAATATTAAAAGTAGGTCATCATGGCAGTCAAACAAGTTCTTCTAAGACCTTTCTGAGTCAAATTCATCCAGACATCGCACTCATTTCTGCTGGTAAACAAAATATGTATCATTTGCCACATCCTTTAACGCTACAAAAATTACATGACATTCATGCGAAAATTTATAACACCGCAGATAATCATCATATTCACGTCCGTTTTGATGATACCAATGAAGCAGGTTATACACTCCGGACAGAGCCGTTGAACTGATAATGAAGTCAGCTGAGCATTCATGTTATAATACAGCTAAAGCAATGAGATAGAGAGGAATCACATCATGTCAAATATTCATGTCATTCACGGTGAAGTCCCAGAATTAATAGATCGTGAAACAGAACAACTTACTAAAAAGTATTTGGGCAATGAACCTAAAGATGACTTTAATTTTGTTAAATACAATTTGTATGAAACGACCTTAAATACGATTATTGAAGAAGCGATGACACTTCCATTTTTTTCAGATAAAAAGATTGTCGTTGTACAAAATAGCTATGTATTTACTGGTGAAAAACCACCTAAAGAGGCACATGCAAACGCAGACAGCTTATTAGAGTTTATTGAAAAGTATGATGGGGCTTCTTTAATTATTTTTCAAGTTCAAGCAGCGAAGTTAGACGAAAGAAAAAAAGTTGTTAAAGCATTGAAAAAAGTGGCGAACATCAAGAAAATTGAACAAATGACTGAACAAGAAATGCAAAAATGGATTCATCAATATTTGAATCAGTCCTTCAAAGAGATCAAACAAGATGCATTAGAAGCGTTGATCCAATTGACAGGCATTCATTATCGTATGATTAAGCAAGAATTAGATAAGTTATTGCTATTTGTCGGTGATCGCCCAACCATTAATAAAGAAGATGTCCAGACGATTGTGAATAGAAGTTTGGAGCAAAACGTTTTTTTATTGACGGATTATATTCAAAAAGGACAAAAGTCACAAGCCATTTCGCTCGTTAAAGATTTAATTCAATTAAAAGAAGAGCCGATTAAACTGTTGGCGTTAATTACAAGTAACTATCGTTTGTATTACCAAAGTAAAATTCTCAATCAAAAAGGATACTCAGGTCAGCAGATCGCAAAAACGGTAGGTGTCCATCCTTATCGCGTAAAACTCGCATTGAATCAAGCACGAAAATACGATTTAGAGACGTTGTTAACCATTATGGATGTTTGTGCAGAAACAGACTATCAATTGAAATCATCTTATATGGATAAGGTGCTGATTTTAGAATTGTTTATTATGAAGTTGTAATTGATGGATAGAACTAGAGGGTTTAAGAAGGCAAGATGTTAGTTAGACACGTGTGTCACTTCAACATAGAAGTGTGATATATGCACGTGTCGCTCTCACTTTATAAAAATGAAGTGGGGTTAGTGCATAATGAAAAAGAGCTATACCTCAAATGGCACAGCTCTTTTTCATTATTTTGCTGACATTAATTTTGATTTCATTCTATCAGCTTTGTTAGAATGAATTAAATTCTTTTGAGCAGCTTTATCAATACGTTTCACTGCTTTGCTTACTAATTCTTGTTTATTATCAGCATTAGTTTCAATTGCTTTTTTCGCGCTTTTCACTGCAGAACGCATGTCATTTTTTTGTGAAATGTTTTTGCTTTCTGCTGTATGAGTTGTTCTCACACGTTTAATTGCAGATTTGATATTTGGCATGAAAGA
Above is a genomic segment from Staphylococcus delphini containing:
- a CDS encoding helix-hairpin-helix domain-containing protein, yielding MFSVDQFIALVKQYKMQTAIVITFLIALGGWLVFNSGEEDTAKDALAMQQTQPIEAHQAKPKSKDKKEQKEQTSQKIIVDIKGAVKKPNTYEMQSDDRMKQLLDKAEPLKTADLSRVNLAEKLTDQKMIYIPSQGEASSTNSSHASQQDHTSATSTSQNISINLNTADEKELTQIPGIGPSKAQTIIKHREENGPFQSVENLKDVKGIGEKTFEKLKDYLTV
- the rpsT gene encoding 30S ribosomal protein S20 yields the protein MPNIKSAIKRVRTTHTAESKNISQKNDMRSAVKSAKKAIETNADNKQELVSKAVKRIDKAAQKNLIHSNKADRMKSKLMSAK
- the holA gene encoding DNA polymerase III subunit delta — its product is MSNIHVIHGEVPELIDRETEQLTKKYLGNEPKDDFNFVKYNLYETTLNTIIEEAMTLPFFSDKKIVVVQNSYVFTGEKPPKEAHANADSLLEFIEKYDGASLIIFQVQAAKLDERKKVVKALKKVANIKKIEQMTEQEMQKWIHQYLNQSFKEIKQDALEALIQLTGIHYRMIKQELDKLLLFVGDRPTINKEDVQTIVNRSLEQNVFLLTDYIQKGQKSQAISLVKDLIQLKEEPIKLLALITSNYRLYYQSKILNQKGYSGQQIAKTVGVHPYRVKLALNQARKYDLETLLTIMDVCAETDYQLKSSYMDKVLILELFIMKL
- a CDS encoding DNA internalization-related competence protein ComEC/Rec2 — its product is MTYWLITYIIGNIAYHHLFTACFIYSVLACSLCLKKKSWAFIISTLIIVLIGYTVETIQHQNEGPTLTAVPASSPQTINVHLTTLPIVTDHLLTVQATFKKEEILIKGRIKPQQFIPDAHFLLNHQCQLTGAFQPPLYRQQRPLFAVKNIAFDQCQITTPTLKQRITYVRNVVTERLLNSQLYGKSELIAIATGNSNYLDKDMKALAQQLGVSHLFAVSGTHVSIFIFMFYATGKRLPLPMYYTEVGLMLFLPVFLIFVGASPSATRAVTMTLLMLVVSRRFHMTSLQSLLLVYCGMSLLNGDYHYHLGFLYSFLISGILILMKDIFTERPFYQSLFLGSYVAVIAAIPLNYAQLNEIQWQGLVSNLFFIPLYSLIIIPLAFALAIIAIVAPAFLSLFTHITHFIFDIQVFLLKRLTVLEKFTLPIPDFGEFGFLCCTIVTFILLYLLSQRRYILSMVLVCCLCVILWQVHPRYTNQMTMIDVGQGDAILFQSKTGETLMIDTGGAYESHQLKQSNINIAKKNIYPLFKKLGIHQIDYLVITHAHQDHMGEIEHLSQYVNIKNVMINPSHFDKGKFQKVQHVIASEHAQLYSYEDLSRIVLGDFQFQFFNTDIPESEDPNEHSIVTLATIHDIHVLLMGDATTKNEEILLKQYTLPQIQILKVGHHGSQTSSSKTFLSQIHPDIALISAGKQNMYHLPHPLTLQKLHDIHAKIYNTADNHHIHVRFDDTNEAGYTLRTEPLN
- the rsfS gene encoding ribosome silencing factor, encoding MNAKDLLMLTVEAADAKKAEEIISLNMSGVSDLTDYFVVCHGNNERQVQAIARAVKESAESHQIEVKRMEGFNEARWILVDLTDVVVHVFHKDERSYYNLEKLYQDVEMLGYKEVINS
- a CDS encoding ComE operon protein 2; translation: MKRIQWHDYFMAQSHLLALRSTCTRLSVGATITKDNRIIAGGYNGSVSGEVHCIDEGCLMEDGHCIRTIHAEMNALLQCAKQGVSTENATIYVTHFPCLNCTKSIIQAGIKTIYYAEDYHNHDYAVKLLEQSGVHYEKISFNPQHIAEYLLKS
- a CDS encoding class I SAM-dependent DNA methyltransferase, which produces MQYENLSAFYDRLTDDQPYDLWLDLIQQTLQQQNVSRVLDIGCGTGTLTQHFTQFADEVMGMDLSVEMLALAKQKSSQVQWIEGDMSDFNLHTDFGLITILCDSLNYLADETAVMATFEHVYQHLNADGYFIFDVHTTHKMTHQFNGQVYLDDREDLTLVWQTEPAEAPYSVWHDLTFFILNEAQTYVRQDESQYQRTFEKDQYIDMLKQVGFNHIETFYDFNKALQDPESDRLFFIVKK